One genomic region from Egicoccus sp. AB-alg6-2 encodes:
- a CDS encoding CBS domain-containing protein, giving the protein MATKIRDLMTTDPIVCDTSTTAAEAARRMRDSDVGDVLVEEDGTLRGIVTDRDIALRVVADGTDGDEITIGEICSGDLVTVSPDDDLGDAVNVLREHHVRRVPVVEDGNAIGVLSIGDLAVTLDPDSALADISAAPENN; this is encoded by the coding sequence ATGGCTACCAAGATCCGTGACCTGATGACCACCGATCCCATCGTCTGCGACACCTCGACCACGGCCGCCGAGGCAGCGAGGCGCATGCGCGACAGCGACGTGGGTGACGTCCTCGTCGAGGAGGACGGCACGTTGCGCGGCATCGTGACCGACCGCGACATCGCCCTGCGGGTCGTCGCCGACGGCACCGACGGCGACGAGATCACCATCGGCGAGATCTGCTCCGGCGACCTCGTGACCGTGTCCCCCGACGACGACCTCGGCGACGCCGTCAACGTCCTGCGGGAGCACCACGTGCGCCGCGTCCCGGTCGTCGAGGACGGCAACGCGATCGGCGTCCTCTCCATCGGTGACCTGGCCGTGACGCTGGATCCCGACTCGGCACTGGCCGACATCAGCGCGGCGCCCGAGAACAACTGA
- a CDS encoding methyl-accepting chemotaxis protein, translating into MHNWSVRARFLGAFGVTILVFLAVAGWRVVVSERIATETAQARDEAGANVLVANELRAALLEREGLITKLLLADSPTKRNDLLARQAELQGATRGLLENFGDDTGGVVAEFVTITDQLDAHVEMLTMRLRAGELSAARAVFEDDIEPLTARAAGMSADFASQQQSAADAAGLAGREASAASRATTLGIIGVVALAAAAFAWMVAGSISRRLRAAAGMLDGQAVGLGRVSADLAGSVNAVADQAVVVATAGEKVSANVATVATAVEEMNASTSEIAVSASHASQVAEEAVAVVEETNATVVQLGHASASIGEVVEVIAAIANQTNMLALNATIEAARAGEAGKGFAVVAGEVKNLASQTAQATEEITRRIEAIQAEAVGAVESIDRINEVIGRVAQLQATIAAAVEQQTAATHEIARNVADAASGSAQIADNVAGVADASRGSGQAAAATLAAADQLAALARDLQRLVDGGQASPPATSVTPPTERPAELTPA; encoded by the coding sequence GGTCTCGGAGCGCATCGCCACCGAGACGGCCCAGGCCCGCGACGAGGCCGGCGCCAACGTGCTCGTGGCCAACGAACTGCGCGCCGCGCTGCTCGAGCGCGAGGGCCTGATCACCAAGCTGCTGCTGGCCGACTCGCCCACCAAGCGCAACGACCTGCTCGCTCGCCAGGCGGAACTGCAGGGCGCGACCCGCGGGTTGCTCGAGAACTTCGGTGACGACACCGGTGGCGTCGTCGCCGAGTTCGTCACCATCACCGACCAGCTCGACGCCCACGTCGAGATGCTCACGATGCGGCTGCGCGCCGGCGAGCTGTCGGCCGCCCGTGCGGTCTTCGAGGACGACATCGAGCCGCTGACCGCCCGCGCCGCCGGCATGAGCGCCGACTTCGCGTCGCAGCAGCAGAGCGCCGCCGACGCGGCCGGCCTCGCCGGTCGCGAGGCATCGGCCGCGAGTCGTGCCACGACGCTCGGCATCATCGGTGTGGTCGCCCTCGCCGCTGCGGCCTTCGCCTGGATGGTCGCGGGTTCGATCTCCCGCCGGCTGCGGGCGGCCGCCGGCATGCTCGACGGTCAGGCGGTCGGGCTCGGCCGGGTGAGCGCCGACCTCGCCGGCTCCGTCAACGCCGTCGCCGACCAGGCCGTAGTCGTGGCGACGGCGGGCGAGAAGGTCTCCGCCAACGTCGCGACCGTCGCGACCGCGGTCGAGGAGATGAACGCCAGCACGAGTGAGATCGCTGTCAGCGCCAGCCACGCGTCACAGGTCGCCGAGGAGGCGGTCGCCGTGGTCGAGGAGACGAACGCGACCGTGGTCCAGCTCGGACACGCCAGTGCCAGCATCGGCGAGGTGGTCGAGGTCATCGCCGCCATCGCCAACCAGACCAACATGCTCGCGTTGAACGCCACCATCGAGGCCGCGCGCGCCGGGGAGGCGGGCAAGGGCTTCGCGGTCGTCGCCGGCGAGGTGAAGAACCTGGCGTCGCAGACCGCCCAGGCGACCGAGGAGATCACCCGCCGCATCGAGGCGATCCAGGCCGAGGCCGTGGGCGCCGTCGAGTCCATCGACCGCATCAACGAGGTGATCGGGCGCGTCGCCCAGTTGCAGGCGACCATCGCCGCGGCCGTCGAGCAGCAGACCGCGGCGACCCACGAGATCGCCCGCAACGTCGCCGACGCGGCCAGTGGCAGTGCCCAGATCGCGGACAACGTGGCCGGCGTGGCCGATGCCTCCCGTGGTTCGGGTCAGGCGGCGGCCGCGACGCTCGCGGCCGCGGACCAGCTCGCTGCCCTGGCACGTGACCTGCAGCGCCTGGTCGACGGCGGTCAGGCCAGCCCGCCGGCGACGTCGGTGACGCCACCGACGGAGCGGCCAGCGGAGCTCACCCCCGCCTGA